In a single window of the Coprothermobacter proteolyticus DSM 5265 genome:
- a CDS encoding class I SAM-dependent methyltransferase: MGSFKEALLKSMNKLFPLPVHPFNLQKDGVKTYADWEFEKGLSTLQYFLDFTDLDQLFKDKTVLDIGCGAAGKTVFYATCGVKEIYGVDKVEKYKEQAERLAKSKGVEDKFHFVIADAATLPFSENTFDTIIMNDFMEHASQPQNVLLECYRVLKPGGMLYVNSPPYYHPYGAHLSDLIGVPWVHVFFDEQTLINVYKDLAKGLPDAEDRIKLRFSVDNTGKPYISYINKMTIKKFRQWIKSSPFRCVYYKEVPLRKSLSFLAKWSLTKEYFVKMLVAVLNKPIEKT; encoded by the coding sequence ATGGGTAGCTTTAAAGAAGCATTACTAAAAAGCATGAACAAACTGTTTCCACTACCTGTTCATCCTTTTAACCTGCAAAAAGATGGTGTAAAAACTTATGCCGACTGGGAATTTGAAAAAGGTTTAAGCACTCTGCAATATTTTTTAGATTTTACTGACTTGGACCAACTTTTTAAAGACAAAACAGTGCTGGACATTGGGTGTGGAGCCGCAGGCAAAACAGTATTTTATGCCACTTGCGGAGTAAAAGAGATTTACGGAGTAGACAAGGTTGAAAAATACAAAGAACAGGCAGAGAGACTCGCTAAGAGCAAAGGTGTTGAGGACAAGTTTCACTTTGTTATTGCGGATGCAGCAACCTTGCCCTTTTCTGAGAACACCTTCGACACCATAATCATGAACGACTTCATGGAGCATGCGTCACAGCCTCAAAACGTTCTCCTAGAGTGTTATAGAGTTTTAAAGCCTGGCGGTATGTTATATGTGAATTCTCCACCTTATTACCATCCCTACGGAGCACATTTGAGTGACTTGATTGGTGTCCCTTGGGTACACGTGTTTTTTGACGAGCAAACGCTCATAAATGTTTATAAAGACCTTGCCAAAGGACTACCCGACGCTGAGGATCGGATTAAGCTACGTTTTTCCGTTGATAATACCGGAAAGCCTTACATTTCCTACATTAATAAGATGACCATCAAAAAGTTCCGCCAGTGGATAAAAAGTTCTCCATTCAGGTGCGTGTACTACAAAGAAGTTCCCCTACGTAAAAGTTTATCGTTCTTAGCTAAATGGAGCCTAACCAAAGAGTACTTTGTTAAGATGTTAGTAGCCGTACTAAATAAGCCAATAGAGAAAACCTAG
- the malP gene encoding maltodextrin phosphorylase: MLTTKDNIEKKLPENLKDLAAVAYNFWHTWSRSAMKLWSKIDPDLWKAYQNPVKLLLETPSERLEELSKDEDFLSLYELVTERFHSYMKESNTWFNANYPNWDTKFVYMCMEYGISEALPIYSGGLGILAGDHLKSASDLGIPLIAVGLLYKHGYFVQEISSDLTQQELFPQYSPEDLPITPLLDAEGKPVLVQVPLDDQMITARVFQADVGRVKLYLLDPDTPETPPEYRLICDYLYNPGMDIRVAQEILLGVGGIRLLKELNIEPGLVHLNEGHPAFAAFERIKDLMQKGLSFEESLEVVKESTVFTTHTPVPAGHDKFPVDFIYGRFRSFFEGLPADKFLSLGKETEDSGELNMTVLAIRTSAYVNGVSQLHARVSREMFRNLWKGYTLEEVPIEGITNGVHTLTWICSEFSRIYDRALSRVWREHTDLEGMWYGVERISDADLWEAHLKAKKNFISLMKEKIQSRNKRLNLSDPLPEIDENSLIIGFGRRFATYKRAILIFRDLERLKKILNTPGRPVYLVFAGKAHPNDGPGKEFLSQVLRMTKEPGFAGKVFFLENYDISLARAMVSGVDVWLNTPRRPQEASGTSGMKAAINGVLNLSIYDGWWVEGYNGKNGWVVGDESLEPEHEENDQRDSESLYNILETQIIPTYYENRTKWLSMMRESIKSIVPRFSTHRMVKEYMDKTYVKAFINSERLSKNDFENAKRDVNWESRVVEAWNGVSVKNVAVEENGASLRVTVNLGQLSPEDVKVELFLGREGTELEKVRTVELRRYVSEGDSTFTYFYTDGFLRHLGNPCWKYFVRILPDTSDTDIIQHVPIIWYVIQ; the protein is encoded by the coding sequence GTGCTTACGACAAAAGATAACATTGAAAAAAAGTTGCCAGAAAATCTTAAAGACCTGGCAGCTGTAGCATATAACTTTTGGCACACGTGGTCACGTTCTGCCATGAAACTTTGGAGCAAAATAGACCCTGATCTCTGGAAGGCTTACCAAAACCCTGTTAAGCTCCTTTTAGAAACACCCAGCGAAAGGCTTGAAGAGCTTTCAAAAGACGAAGACTTTTTGTCCCTGTATGAATTGGTCACAGAAAGATTCCACAGTTACATGAAGGAGAGCAACACATGGTTCAATGCTAATTACCCCAACTGGGACACAAAGTTTGTTTACATGTGCATGGAATATGGAATAAGTGAAGCACTGCCCATTTATTCAGGGGGCTTAGGTATTCTTGCTGGCGACCACCTAAAGTCTGCTAGCGATTTAGGAATACCACTAATTGCCGTTGGGCTTCTGTACAAACACGGTTATTTTGTGCAAGAAATCAGCTCCGATCTTACGCAACAAGAATTGTTTCCTCAATACAGTCCGGAAGACTTACCCATTACACCTTTGCTTGATGCAGAAGGCAAACCTGTATTAGTCCAAGTCCCTCTGGATGACCAAATGATTACAGCCAGAGTTTTTCAAGCTGACGTAGGACGCGTTAAGCTTTACCTTTTAGATCCAGATACACCAGAAACTCCTCCTGAGTACAGGCTTATATGTGATTACCTCTACAATCCGGGTATGGACATACGAGTTGCACAAGAAATACTGCTGGGTGTAGGGGGCATAAGACTTCTCAAAGAGCTGAATATAGAACCCGGATTAGTTCATCTTAATGAAGGGCATCCAGCATTTGCAGCTTTTGAACGCATAAAAGACCTTATGCAGAAGGGCTTGTCTTTTGAGGAATCACTGGAAGTGGTCAAGGAAAGTACCGTTTTTACCACCCACACACCTGTACCAGCTGGTCATGATAAGTTTCCAGTGGACTTTATCTATGGTCGTTTTAGGTCATTTTTTGAAGGTTTGCCAGCGGATAAATTTCTAAGTTTGGGCAAAGAAACAGAAGATTCTGGTGAGCTGAACATGACAGTTTTGGCCATACGCACTTCCGCCTACGTCAATGGTGTGAGTCAGTTGCATGCACGTGTGTCCAGAGAAATGTTCCGCAATCTTTGGAAAGGTTACACGTTGGAAGAAGTACCCATAGAGGGCATTACGAACGGAGTCCATACATTAACATGGATTTGCTCAGAGTTTTCCAGAATCTATGACCGTGCACTCAGCAGGGTATGGCGTGAACACACAGATTTAGAAGGCATGTGGTACGGCGTTGAACGTATTTCGGACGCCGATTTGTGGGAAGCGCATTTAAAAGCAAAAAAGAACTTTATATCGCTCATGAAGGAGAAAATTCAGAGTAGAAACAAGCGCCTTAATCTGAGTGATCCGTTACCCGAAATTGATGAAAATAGCCTCATAATAGGTTTTGGCAGACGTTTTGCTACTTACAAACGCGCCATTTTGATTTTCCGTGATTTGGAAAGACTCAAGAAAATCCTGAACACACCAGGCCGACCGGTTTATCTGGTATTTGCAGGTAAAGCTCATCCAAACGATGGGCCAGGCAAAGAATTTCTTAGCCAAGTTCTTCGGATGACAAAGGAACCAGGATTCGCCGGCAAAGTGTTCTTCTTAGAAAACTACGACATTTCTTTAGCCAGAGCCATGGTATCAGGCGTTGACGTTTGGCTCAACACGCCACGACGTCCACAAGAAGCTAGTGGCACCAGTGGCATGAAAGCAGCCATAAACGGTGTTTTAAACCTTAGTATTTACGATGGATGGTGGGTAGAAGGTTACAACGGCAAGAACGGATGGGTTGTGGGAGATGAATCTTTGGAACCTGAGCACGAAGAGAATGATCAAAGGGACTCAGAAAGCCTGTACAACATACTCGAAACTCAAATAATCCCAACCTATTATGAAAACAGAACCAAATGGCTTTCAATGATGCGTGAGAGTATTAAGAGCATTGTTCCGCGCTTCAGTACACATCGCATGGTCAAGGAGTACATGGACAAAACATATGTAAAAGCTTTTATCAATTCGGAACGTCTCTCCAAGAATGATTTTGAGAATGCTAAGCGCGACGTTAATTGGGAAAGTAGAGTCGTTGAAGCGTGGAACGGTGTTTCAGTAAAGAACGTTGCTGTGGAAGAAAACGGAGCAAGCTTACGAGTCACCGTTAATTTGGGGCAACTTTCCCCTGAAGATGTCAAAGTTGAACTTTTTTTAGGCAGAGAAGGTACAGAACTAGAGAAAGTACGAACCGTTGAACTGCGCAGATATGTATCAGAAGGTGACAGCACTTTTACTTACTTTTACACCGATGGTTTCTTGCGACACCTTGGTAACCCTTGCTGGAAGTACTTTGTTAGAATCCTGCCTGACACTTCTGACACAGACATAATTCAGCACGTACCTATAATCTGGTACGTCATCCAGTAG